AGAAGCGTTGGAGTTGGCCACCGCCAGATCGGGAATCCCGTCGCCGTTGACATCGCCGATCGCCACCGATCGTGGCCGGCTGCCCACAGCGAAGCGCTGATCGCTCTCGAAGCCCAACCCGACCGGGCAGGACGGCCCCGAGTTGCCGCACCGGTTGAGCAGCACGCTTACGGTGCTCCCCGGCTGAGCGGTTGTGCCCGGATTGCCGACGACGAGGTCAAGCTGTCCATTACCGTCGAGGTCGCTGATCGCCACAGAGTCAGGATTGAAACCGGTGGCGTACTGCCTGCGCAGTCCGAATGTGCCGTCACCGTTACCGAGGATCACGAGGACCGAGTCAGAGCCAGCGTTGACCACTGCCAGGTCAGCCTTCCCGTCGCCGTCGAGGTCGGCGATGGCCACAGAGCGAGGAAAGAGGCCCGTGCGAAGATCCTGACTGGGCATGAACGTCCCATTCCCCACGCCCGACAAGACGCTGACCGTGTTCACGGACCCGTTTGCCGTGACCAGATCGGGAATCCCGTCGCCATTGATATCACCGATCGCCAGATGCGAAGGCGGGCCACCGACCGAAACATCCTGCCGCGGCATGAACGTCCCGTCGCCATGGCCCAGCAGCACGCTGACCGAGTGCATGTTGGTATTCGCGCTGACCAGATCGGGAATCCCATCGCTGTTGACATCACCGATCACGACGGACTGAGGCCGCAAAGCGGTCGCGAAGTCCTGTCTGGGCATGAAGGTGCCATCTCCCAACCCCAGCAGCACGCTGACCGAGTTTGAGGTGGCGTTGGCCACAACAAGATCAGGCGTCCCGTCGCTGTTGACATCCCCGATCGCAACAGACATGGGCAGACTGCCCACCACATATTCCTGATGGGGCCAGAACCTCCCGTCACCAAGCCCCAGCAGCACGCTGACGGTGTTTGAGGTTCTGTTGACCACGGCAAGGTCCGCGATGCCGTCGCCGTCGAGATCTCCGACCGCCACATAGTTTGGATTCTGACCCGTGCCGAACTGCTGCTTCGGGCCGAATGTCCCGTCACCAAGACCCAGCAGCACGCTCACCGTGCTCCCGGGCGATGGACTTGTCCCATCGTTGGCCACGACCAGATCGGGCACGCCGTCACCATTGAAATCGCCGGCCGCGACGAAGCGGGCCACAGCCCCGGCCTCGAACTGCTCATCAGCAGCATACAAACTCGCCCGGCAGAAGATGCCGCAGCGATTGAGCAGCACGCCGACCGTGGAGTTCGAATTCACGAACGCAAGATCGGGTTTACCATCGCCGTCAAGATCACCGATCACAAGTCCGCCGGGGCCACTGACGGCCGCGAACACCTGACTGGTCCCGAAGGTGCCATCGCCATGGCCACGCAGCACGCGCACAGTTCGGGTGCTGGTGGCGTTATTCGCAACCGCAAGATCAGGAATCCCGTCACCGTCGAAATCACCGATCACCACGGAGTTTGGAGCTGCGCCCGCAGCGTAGTTCTGGCGGGTACCAAAGGTGCCATCTCCTTGACCAGGCAGGATGCTCACCGTATCGCCGTCCAGATTGGCAACCGCAAGATCGGGAATGCCATTGCCATTGAGATCACCGATCGCAATAGAGTTGGGCCAGAGGTCTGTAAAATATGTTCCTCCCGCACGGAAGGTCCCGTCGCCATTGCCCAGTCGCACACTGACGGATTTATGTTCGCGGTTCGCGATGACAAAGTCTGCAATGCCGTCACCATCGAGATCGGCGATCACGATCGCATAAGGAAACATGAAGACGTTGACCTCGTGGTGCTGCCCGAAGCTTCCATCCCCATCGCCCAGCAGCACGCTGACGCTGTCAGACGCCATATTGGTCACGGCCAGGTCAGGAATCCCGTCGCCATTGAGATCAGCGATCGCCACAGAATCAGGAATCACGCCGGTGGCATAGGGCTGGCGGACTCCAAATCTGCCGTCGCCATCGCCCAGCAGCACGCTCACGGTATCCGAGTCTTCGTTCGTCACGACGATGTCGAGTATGCCATTGCCGTTGAGGTCCCCGAGCGCCACGGAGACCGGACGCAGGCCGGCGCCAAAGTCCCAGCGCGGCAGGTAGGTGCCATCACCCACGCCCAGCAGCACACTCACTGTCGCCGAGTGCAGGTTTGCGACGACCAGATCCGGGATGCCGTCACCATCGAGATCACCGATTGCTACAGACTTCGGAGTATTGCCGGTGCCGAACTGCCGCTCCTGCCCGAACAGATCGGCCACATCACACTGGCCCGCCCCGGCCCCCATCGCCGCGATGCCCACGAACGCCGCCGCCAGCACACTTCGGAGGTTGATCAAGACGGGGTTGTTCAAGACAAGATTGAAACGCGTGTTGCTGAAGGTCGCTTTCATTGAAATCCCTTCTCCGGCACTTGCGGAGGAAGACCGACCGGGCCGCTCGCTTTCTGCACGCGGGTACGGACGCTCAGACTGGAAACATGGGCCCTACCGCCAGCGCAGCATGGCTCCACACCGCCTCTGCGCGCACGGGCGAAAATCTCGCAACAGTGTGAAAAATATTTCTGAACGCTCAGGCCCGCGCCCACCAGGTACCGGGTGTCCTAGCCACGGCTTTGTGTGGCGAGGATACCGCTGAGGGCCGGGTACCCTCGCGAATGCCTGGGTGGCAGCCACTTCTCACGACACGAACCACCGATCTTGGCCATGCAAAGCAAGAACCGCGCCCGCCCACTCCGCACGCCGGAAATCAGCCCCGGCAACACACCCAAACCCGAAAAAACCGCGTCAAGATGGGCAAGCAGCAAGGCCCGCAGCCCTCACGGACACCCCGCCGCATAGAGATTGAGAAACGCCTGAACATCAAAGAAGTCAAGCGTGCCATCGCCCGTGAAGTCGGCTGCAAGATTGCCCGCAGCGTACAGGCTCAGGAACAACTGCACGTCGAAGAAGTCGAGGATGCCGTCGCCATTGAGATCGGCGGGGCACAGCGCGGGCGGGGGCGGGAAGTTCTGATCGATCCACGTCCGGGCCGAATGGGTCAGCTCATCCGCCGGATACGAGACCGCCGGTGCTGCGGGCCCGCGCGCGGCCTTAGTTGCAAGCCTGATGTTCGCCCAATCGTTCCAGGCGTAAAGTGGTTGGCCCGGTGAGGGGGTCGTGGGAAGAGAAAAATCCGGCGGAGGGTTCGCGTGGTAGTTGAGGTCTTGCGCGACGGAGGTGCTGAAGATGCCGTCGAGCATTCCGCTCCCGCTGGTGTCGCCGTAGTCCACCAGCGAGCCATTCAGCCGGACATGGGACAGACCACGAACTATATCACCGTCACCAAGATCAACATTGAACCCGAACGGCATCCAGAAGTCACGGTAGATGCCCGCGGGCAAGCCGATTCCCACCGTCTCATCGAGAGTGGACTCATGGAGGTCTCGAAGCGATTCGTTGCCGGCGCGCGAGTAATCGAGTGTCCAGAATGCCGAGTTCCACGCAAAACGATAACTCATGACATAGTTCATGATGCTCGGGTAGTTGGGTTTTCCGTCGATTCCATCGTTGCCGCCGTGATCGAGTCCCAGGTTGTGTCCGAGTTCGTGCATGAACACCGCGGCCTGCGTCTCGTCGTCGGTCACCCCGCCGAGAAAGATCACAAAGTTGTCGCCCCCGATTTCGCCGCAGCCGGCGATGTCATCAGGCCCGGCACCATCCGCGACGATGCAGTAGCGGTAGACCATTGCTTTGGCACCCAGCATGGCTGTCGCATTCGGGTCGCTCCGTTCGCTGTCCGTCCCGAATCCTTCGTTGCTGTTGCGGAATGCGAAGAAATCCACAGGCCAGCAGTGTTTAGGCGGAAGGGTCTGCCAGACGCTGACGCGAGGAAGGTTTGTTCCGTCGCGAAGGATGTGCAGCGTAATCCCGTCGGGGCCGACCGGGTTGGCCACCGGTGCGTTCGCGAAGGCATCAATGACCAGATTGGCCGCCGCCTGGGTGAATGACATTCCAGCCATCGCGTCAACTTCGACGAAGAGGTCCTTGCGCATCGGGTCGGCACCGGGCAGTGGATAGCGCTGGCAGTTGCCGTTCGCGTCCACATACGGCACGCCGTTGCATTCCCAGTCATCGGGAATGCCGTCGCCGTCGGTATCTATTGGATTACTCCACCGAAACGCGCGGGTCTGTCCGGCCGCGTTTGTAGCGGACCCTACGACCACCGATCCGTCCGCTGAAACACCATACGCTCGAGAGAAAGAGCCCCCCAAAGTGCCGAGGTTCTGCATTCCTCCGCCCTCAGTCCAGCGAAAGGCTCGTTGGCCGAAAGCGGAGTCAGAGTATCCAACCACCACAGATCCGTCCCCCGAGACACCATCTGCCCCTGAACCAAATCCCCCCTCTAACGTGCCGAGATCCTGCATTCCTCCGCCGGCTGTCCAGCGAAAGGCTCTATACGAGTACCCAACCACCACGGATCCGTCCGCCGACACGCCATATGCGCCCGAGAGCAAGCTTCCCAACGTGCCCAGGTCCTGCATGCCTCCGCCCACCGTCCAGCGGACGGGGCGGTAGTCGAGTACATGAATGTCCGCTGAGCCCCTCCACCATTGCCCGACGACAATATATCCATCCGCTGAGACAGCGAACGCCTCCGTGCGTTCGCCTCCATTAATCTCAGGTGCGCCCAAGTTCTCCATTCCCCCGCCAGCTGTCCAGCGGAAGGCGCGGATCTGATTCCACACGGTCACGGAGCTTCCGACCACGACAGATCCGTCCGCCGACACGCCATATGCACGCGCCCATGAGCCCCCCAACGTGCCCAGGTCCTGCATGCCCCCGCCCGATGTCCATCGAAAGGCACGATGGCCCAACTCTGAGTCCGAGTACCCCACCACCACAGCTCCGTCCGCAGAGACACCAAAGGCGAATGAGTTGGAACCCCCCATTGTGCCGAGGTCCTGCATGCCTTCATCCGCCGTCCAGCGAAACGCGTGTTGGGTGCCAGACACGGTAGCCGAATACCCAACCACCACGGAGCCGTCAGCCGAGATGCCGCGCGCGTTTGAGTTGGATCCGCCCAGTGTGCCGAGGTCCTGCAACTCGCTGCATGGCTGAGCTGCTGCAGTGCCCGGCAGTCCACCAAGGACTATGAACGCGACGATCGCAGTACCGCGCCAGAGGCGATGGATCCATGCCACGCTGCCGCTCACGTCTGACGTTGGTACCTGCTTCGTGCTTGTCATGATTCCTGCTCCTGTTCGTCATACCCTCAGCGTGCTTGCCCGTCCTTGTTCAGCATCACCGGTGCCCCATGACGGGTTCTCTGCTCCCCTAATCTTACTAACGCCAAGCAGCAACGCCGCGAGCACCGCCCAGAACAACCCTGCCAGCCCGCAACCAGCCCTCAGCCGGTATACCGGAACACACCCGATGCCACGCCGCATAGTGAAGATTTCCTGGGGTGCGTTTGACCCGGGCCGGCAGCCGGACCGGTTTCGCGGAACCGGCTTCCAGCCGCTTGAAGTCCCACCGAGAACCCGCCCCCGCCGCCGGCGGGATGAGCATGGCTCAACCAGTCGCTTCGCAACGTCCATCGCGGTTCTCGGGGGCAAAAAGGCCCATTCGCGCGATTCCTGCGCGAGACTGGACGAGCCGAGCGCGACGTTTTGCTCGCCGAGCGCGACGTTTTGCTCTCCAACCGCGACGTTTTGCTCGCCGAGCGCGACGTTGCGCTCTCCGAGCGCGACGTTTTGCTCTCCGAGCGCGACGTTTTGTTCTCCGAGCGCGACGTTTTGCTCGCCGAGCGCGACGTTGCGCTCTCCAGTCGCGCCATTGGAGAGCGCCGTCACGGCACTCGAGCCTTCCCGCACGCGGCCTGATGGTGCTGCCACCCCCCCTCCTGGAGCGGGCACGTCCGCATGCTCGACCCCGCCCCCAGCGCCGCCCCGACCCGTGCCTTCACCCCCGGCACCCCTGCCGCCCCGGGCCCCCGGACCGCCTCCGTCTCACACCCCCAGCAGGATCTCCATCGTCCGCTGGTCGAGCCGCTCATACGGCAGCGGCCGCGCCGCGAGTCTGGCCCGATCGAACGTCATGGCCGCCAGCGTCGCCGCGTGGCTCGGAGAAAAGTCGCACAGCGCATCGAGATCGGCGCTGCGCCGGTTGATCTGCCGCAGCAGCGACTTGATCTGGCTGTCAGCGTTCCACTGCCTGGCCTTCTCGCGCAGGATCAGGTACGTCCGCATCGAGCCGCGGGCAAACTCGATCACGTCGGCCCGATCGCTGGTGCGATACGCGTGGCTGTCGAAGTGGCGAAAGCCGTCCCACTTGCAATCTTCGAGCAGCTTGACCAGAAAGAACGCGCTCTTGATGTCGGCCGAGCCGAAACGGAAGTCCTGGTCGTAGCGCCCGAACTGTTGATCATTGAGATCGATGTGAAAGAGTTTGCCCGCCGCCAGCGCGGCCGCGACCGCGTGCGTGAAGTTCAGCCCCGCCATGTGCTCGTGCGCCACCTCGGGGTTCACGCCGACCATCTCCGCATGCCTGAGCGTCGGGATCAGCGCCAGGTACGCGTGCGTCGTCGGGAAATACATGTGCCCGCGCGGCTCGTTGGGCTTGGCCTCGAGCGCGAAGCGATAGTCGTAGCCCTTGTCGATCGAGTACGCGCACAGAAAGTCGAGCGCGGAGCGAAAACGCCCCTCGGCCTCGATCGGGTCCTTGGCTGCGTCCGTCTCGACGCCCTCGCGCCCGCCCCAGAAGACATAGATCTTCGCGCCAAACTCGGCCCCCAGATCCATCGCCGCCATCGTCTTGGCCAGCGCATAGGCCCGCACCTCGGCGTCGTTGCTCGTGAACGCGCCATCCTTGAAGACCGGATCGGAAAACAGGTTCGTCGTCGCCATGCAGACGCGCAGTTTCGTGCGCTTGAGCGCAGCGGCGAAGTCGGCCT
This is a stretch of genomic DNA from Phycisphaeraceae bacterium. It encodes these proteins:
- a CDS encoding VCBS repeat-containing protein, giving the protein MKATFSNTRFNLVLNNPVLINLRSVLAAAFVGIAAMGAGAGQCDVADLFGQERQFGTGNTPKSVAIGDLDGDGIPDLVVANLHSATVSVLLGVGDGTYLPRWDFGAGLRPVSVALGDLNGNGILDIVVTNEDSDTVSVLLGDGDGRFGVRQPYATGVIPDSVAIADLNGDGIPDLAVTNMASDSVSVLLGDGDGSFGQHHEVNVFMFPYAIVIADLDGDGIADFVIANREHKSVSVRLGNGDGTFRAGGTYFTDLWPNSIAIGDLNGNGIPDLAVANLDGDTVSILPGQGDGTFGTRQNYAAGAAPNSVVIGDFDGDGIPDLAVANNATSTRTVRVLRGHGDGTFGTSQVFAAVSGPGGLVIGDLDGDGKPDLAFVNSNSTVGVLLNRCGIFCRASLYAADEQFEAGAVARFVAAGDFNGDGVPDLVVANDGTSPSPGSTVSVLLGLGDGTFGPKQQFGTGQNPNYVAVGDLDGDGIADLAVVNRTSNTVSVLLGLGDGRFWPHQEYVVGSLPMSVAIGDVNSDGTPDLVVANATSNSVSVLLGLGDGTFMPRQDFATALRPQSVVIGDVNSDGIPDLVSANTNMHSVSVLLGHGDGTFMPRQDVSVGGPPSHLAIGDINGDGIPDLVTANGSVNTVSVLSGVGNGTFMPSQDLRTGLFPRSVAIADLDGDGKADLAVVNAGSDSVLVILGNGDGTFGLRRQYATGFNPDSVAISDLDGNGQLDLVVGNPGTTAQPGSTVSVLLNRCGNSGPSCPVGLGFESDQRFAVGSRPRSVAIGDVNGDGIPDLAVANSNASSVSVLLGLGDGTFGPRQDLIAGGSPWSVAIGDLNSDGISDLAVANDGPGTVSVLLGNGDGTFQERQIHATGPGPRSVAIGDLDSDGIPDLVVASRLSNSVGVLMGHGDGTFITRQDFATGNNPWSVVIADLNGDGIPDLVTANLNASNVSVLLGLGDGTFMPRQNFAVGGPPLQVAVGDLNGDGIPDLVTAIGSMNVVSVRLGNGNGTFAPWQHVPTGNSPRSVAIGDLDGDGIPDLAVSNWGSNSVGVLLGVGDGTFEPKESFLTGSDPSFVAIGDLDGNGKRDLVVTNHGASSVSVLLNQCTPPPPVCLADLTGDSILDFFDVQMFLSLYAAGNLAADFTGDGTLDFFDVQAFLNLYAAGCP
- the xylA gene encoding xylose isomerase, which produces MPTTTIDDPKPKDKFTFGLWTVGHAGRDPFGEATRPALAPAEIVDLLGEVGGVCGVNFHDNDLVPIDAGPDEAATIKADFAAALKRTKLRVCMATTNLFSDPVFKDGAFTSNDAEVRAYALAKTMAAMDLGAEFGAKIYVFWGGREGVETDAAKDPIEAEGRFRSALDFLCAYSIDKGYDYRFALEAKPNEPRGHMYFPTTHAYLALIPTLRHAEMVGVNPEVAHEHMAGLNFTHAVAAALAAGKLFHIDLNDQQFGRYDQDFRFGSADIKSAFFLVKLLEDCKWDGFRHFDSHAYRTSDRADVIEFARGSMRTYLILREKARQWNADSQIKSLLRQINRRSADLDALCDFSPSHAATLAAMTFDRARLAARPLPYERLDQRTMEILLGV